A genomic window from Solanum stenotomum isolate F172 chromosome 10, ASM1918654v1, whole genome shotgun sequence includes:
- the LOC125842437 gene encoding 2-oxoglutarate-dependent dioxygenase 19-like, producing MTTRIIQPSISVKTLSESPNLKSIPSNYVNSDIYPSDIIASKPQDYSNSIPTVDFSLLTSIDPHQRSQAINNLNKACQEWGFFMVVNHGIQESLMKKVIDGTQGFFNLREEEKKEFEGKHVLDPIRYGTSFNTSKEKAFFWRDYLKVFVHPKFHSPSKPDRYSDIMWEYCEKVREVTKVLLGGLSQGLGLEECYLEKTLEMKSGFQIFIANYYPCCPQPELALGMPPHSDHGLLTLIIQNQVGGLQVQHQGKWIHVNALPNSLLVNTRDHLEIFSNGKYKCNVHKVVVNNTSPRISVAVAHGPSLEAIVSPASPLVQSETNYIPMKYKDYMEMQQSNQLHQKSILEQVKIQRN from the exons atGACAACTCGAATAATTCAACCATCCATTAGTGTTAAAACACTTTCTGAATCACCAAATCTCAAATCTATCCCTTCTAATTATGTTAACTCTGATATCTATCCCTCTGATATCATTGCATCTAAGCCACAAGATTATTCAAACTCCATCCCCACCGTTGATTTTTCGCTACTCACATCCATTGATCCTCATCAACGGTCTCAAGCTATCAACAATCTCAATAAAGCTTGCCAAGAATGGGGATTTTTCATG GTGGTAAACCATGGGATACAAGAAAGTTTGATGAAGAAAGTGATTGATGGTACTCAAGGATTTTTCAATTTaagagaggaagagaagaaagaatttGAAGGGAAACATGTTTTGGACCCTATAAGGTATGGGACAAGCTTCAATACCTCTAAGGAGAAAGCTTTCTTTTGGAGGGACTATCTTAAGGTGTTTGTGCATCCAAAGTTCCACTCTCCTAGCAAACCCGATCGATACAG tgatATTATGTGGGAGTATTGTGAGAAAGTTAGAGAAGTAACAAAAGTATTACTTGGAGGACTATCACAAGGCTTAGGACTTGAAGAATGTTATTTGGAAAAAACTCTAGAGATGAAGTCaggatttcaaatttttattgcAAATTATTACCCATGTTGTCCTCAGCCAGAACTTGCACTTGGTATGCCACCTCATTCAGATCATGGCCTTTTAACTCTAATTATTCAAAACCAAGTTGGAGGATTACAAGTTCAACATCAAGGCAAATGGATTCATGTCAATGCACTTCCTAACTCTCTCTTGGTCAATACCCGTGACCATCTCGAG ATTTTTAGTAATGGGAAGTACAAGTGCAATGTACACAAAGTAGTGGTGAACAACACAAGTCCAAGAATATCAGTAGCTGTTGCTCATGGACCATCGCTAGAAGCAATTGTAAGTCCTGCTTCTCCATTGGTACAAAGTGAAACCAATTATATACCAATGAAGTACAAGGATTACATGGAGATGCAACAAAGTAATCAACTTCACCAAAAATCCATTCTGGAACAAGTCAAAATTCAAAGGAActga